In Plasmodium knowlesi strain H genome assembly, chromosome: 7, one DNA window encodes the following:
- a CDS encoding arginine--tRNA ligase, putative, translated as MFRAALLILLFRSCLRCFQLSKISINYEHLWNVYYPGVRGRTAYVRLPQAVRWIPEKRVENKGHAPDEEVHHSSNDIDTPRGDLHIILNNNLQNVAKQILKDENVNLPKHCLLEDNKIFDDYEYQSSVILFLEHSLGKGKDVRSEVLRIFKGADAELIDSIRISPNGILNIRVADAFVLRDFLQFYRQGRAHIGTAPVGVDYASNNNPEMENPRKREKSTVLLDFCGVNMAKNMHMGHLKSLLLGNALSNIFRSLNYSVKCRSHIGDWNMNLAIVLSFLIMFPYEVISGGKINGEKVHNISGADNDDKAESYKGCRTPCISTGQMNKHIDVEHRVSADYTESEVEKESEKVVEEEIYRKLENSLKEEKFNKGYEQLDPSKWENINLANIEFAYRMGKKLFTSSDVFKRISKSSLRMMYEKDEKMIALWDNICKSSKRANKEILNKMKIKKLIDKGESFYVKFVPTILRRLQDANMVFHLEGKSCLLLRSNQVGMNSVNGGCTPNRRKDTHILSTKEEHYEVVQVTQELLDQVKRNGVDELKKNFTLVTLENDVAFTYAAIDLAAIHYRVVHEKANKIIYVVDENQRKHFMQIFSIARFAHILSDDVECICLNYGFVLNSENKKMKTKDLCKKNISVKDMLENVKLTNNNAHEKNEQTNLNKVHMEKKHREKFLLSSLIYSYLSVKNYKRQIITSILKHSHTEYLFIINCYNEVSSILGNRKKGDYSSHMSIRKNVLIENNLKKLMLHIIHFNYVTEEVTRNYGVDRLCSFLFILSQKMQPLLQSRFLKKFIPHLESASAHNFLKTLNGLREAEVQEHVKNAVEENAPNRTESIIDWITQTELYLLIKNSGLVDLREDENLPEQSGKIETFIFNRIFEVLIMQTYLTLVRRIFKMLNLQLVNSGQRDSGPRAADL; from the exons ATGTTTAGAGCCGCCTTGCTAATTCTTCTCTTCCGATCTTGCCTGAGATGCTTCCAGCTGAGTAAGATTTCCATAAATTATGAACATCTCTGGAACGTTTATTATCCCGGCGTAAGGGGAAGAACTGCCTATGTTAGGCTTCCTCAGGCGGTAAGATGGATCCCCGAAAAGAGGGTGGAAAATAAAGGACACGCCCCCGATGAGGAAGTGCATCATTCAAGTAATGACATAGACACCCCACGTGGAGACCTGCACATCATCCTAAATAACAATCTGCAAAATGTTGCGAAACAAATTTTGAAAGACGAAAATGTGAATCTCCCCAAGCATTGCCTCCTTGAAGACAACAAAATTTTCGACGACTATGAATACCAGTCGAGtgtgattttatttttggagCATTCTttaggaaaaggaaaagatgtGCGCAGTGAGGTCCTTCGAATTTTTAAAGGAGCAGATGCAGAGCTAATTGATTCTATACGCATATCCCCCAATGGGATACTCAACATCAGAGTTGCTGATGCGTTCGTGTTGCGGGATTTTCTGCAGTTTTACAGGCAAGGAAGAGCCCACATTGGTACAGCTCCAGTAGGCGTAGATTACGCAAGTAACAACAACCCTGAAATGGAGAATCCgcgaaaaagagaaaaatccACCGTTTTGCTAGATTTTTGTGGAGTAAATATGGCGAAAAACATGCACATGGGACATCTTAAGTCGCTCCTTCTTGGAAATGCATTGAGTAACATTTTCCGTTCCTTGAATTATTCTGTGAAATGCAGAAGCCATATAGGAGACTGGAACATGAATCTCGCAATAGTTTTAAGTTTTCTTATTATGTTTCCTTACGAGGTAATATccggggggaaaataaatggagAGAAAGTGCATAACATTAGTGGAGCTGATAATGATGACAAGGCGGAATCGTACAAAGGGTGTAGAACGCCCTGCATATCCACCGGTCAGATGAATAAACACATAGATGTAGAGCATCGTGTAAGTGCAGATTATACAGAATCTGAAGTAGAGAAAGAATCAGAAAAAGttgtggaggaagaaatctACAGGAAGTTGGAGAACAgcttgaaggaggaaaagtttAATAAAGGTTATGAACAGTTGGACCCAtctaaatgggaaaatataaatctAGCTAACATTGAATTTGCATACAGAATGGGGAAGAAGCTTTTTACCTCATCGGATGTATTTAAAAGGATCAGTAAGAGTAGCTTACGCATGATGTACGAAAAGGATGAGAAGATGATTGCCTTGTGGGATAACATATGCAAGAGTAGCAAGCGA GCAAACAAGGAAattttgaataaaatgaaaatcaaGAAGTTGATAGACAAGGGGGAGAGTTTCTACGTCAAGTTTGTGCCGACCATATTGCGGAGACTCCAAGACGCCAATATGGTTTTTCATCTGGAGGGAAAGTCGTGCCTTTTGCTGAGGAGCAACCAAGTCGGAATGAACAGTGTCAATGGTGGGTGCACTCCAAACCGGAGGAAAGACACCCACATACTGAGCACCAAGGAGGAGCACTACGAAGTTGTTCAGGTGACACAGGAACTTCTCGATCAAGTCAAGAGGAACGGCGTGGATGAATTAAAGAAGAACTTCACCTTAGTGACTCTTGAGAACGATGTAGCCTTCACCTATGCAGCCATTGACTTAGCCGCAATACACTATCGAGTGGTACATGAGAAAGCcaacaaaataatatatgtgGTTGATGAAAATCAAAGGAAACATtttatgcaaattttttccatagCAAGGTTTGCACATATTCTCTCCGATGATGTTGAATGTATATGTCTCAATTACGGTTTTGTGCTCAACTCAGAAaacaagaaaatgaaaacaaaagatttgtgtaaaaagaatatttccgTTAAGGATATGCTGGAAAATGTTAAGTTAACTAATAATAATgcgcatgaaaaaaatgaacaaacaaatTTAAACAAAGTACACATGGAGAAGAAACACAGAGAAAAATTCCTTTTGTCGTCACTTATTTATTCTTACTTGtctgtaaaaaattataaaagacAAATAATAACAAGCATTCTTAAGCATTCTCACACGGAGTATCTTTTCATAATTAATTGCTACAATGAAGtctcttccattttggggaatagaaaaaaaggcgatTACTCCTCCCATATGTCAATAAGAAAAAACGTGCTgattgaaaataatttaaaaaaattgatgctacacattattcattttaactATGTCACGGAGGAAGTGACTCGCAACTACGGCGTAGACAGATTGTGCTCCTTTCTATTCATTCTGTCACAAAAAATGCAACCCCTACTCCAGAGCAGATTTTTGAAGAAGTTTATTCCCCATTTAGAAAGCGCAAGTgctcataattttttgaaaacatTAAATGGTTTGAGGGAAGCGGAGGTACAGGAACACGTCAAAAATGCAGTAGAAGAAAATGCGCCAAACCGAACGGAAAGTATCATCGATTGGATAACCCAAACGGAACTGTATCTTCTCATCAAAAACAGCGGCCTTGTCGACCTACGCGAAGACGAAAATTTACCTGAACAATCAGGAAAAATCGAAACGTTCATTTTTAACCGAATTTTTGAAGTACTCATTATGCAAACATACCTCACCCTCGTTagaagaatatttaaaatgCTAAATTTGCAACTGGTGAACTCTGGGCAACGTGATTCTGGACCGCGGGCTGCGGATTTGTAG
- a CDS encoding pseudouridylate synthase, putative: MLLYGLLPLILITLAYSFKVMRIVIPNTSGLNVVDSNFEPKYFTKNKLRFVSPYVYTYKLYTKKRWIGKRISDVLTSEFCAYDLSYIKESIRKGYIKVNKENVSCDYLLKSNDLIQHKLLLFEKPVICNKILILYEDQNFICVYKSASMPTHPVGFYQYNSLLRILQNYISSTLRKEQLSGEENIGQTNPKDEQTERNEGDVIKISFNYKEATIKDNPGVESPSPQNEEPQQGKEQNGDNGIDLGERQIEGHADDVVENAKKRKQEKIFLDDNKCLNKSGENRKKVATNLRAENINGDDYLTNERDLNETIYTLNNVRSVPPCSIESSEEGKKQNEEKANTDKSAKPPVEPISENVQRRVKQHKSYNNERKDKQEKDDSYIYTLHRLDKLTSGIVMFGKNKNFSTFFSQNISNNSIKKSYITRVEGDFRILIRTLLDEKKVIDDMDNKTLNELVEDYCSVGKDDSPLPLNGGNSFKNDIFLHRNSYCEEGALSGQGDMDTLSSIIREKRNYLLDEFDVEKFELGCEQRGNDGDVSGGHGHCNRSGEEDNPLRQHFVVDFGYMYCENKKLLKYVFTKYSEKNRQIAEEYCLKPSITRFMFLAYNPELNESLVLCQPITGRTHQIRAHLKSLSFPISNDPQYNDNFAKEYMDKSVYLHFHEGDQSQEGTALSQDTNGTASDTHDELTSAPIAKTNSEKEDNLEKYTHFPLIPFVNTSFHWLYDEKIDLNDTYNEADLNNYFFKKISNITYHSSGIFLHSFRYTWENVFDVFTLLPKWCSLFHLPKGLLTFLLYGSLS; the protein is encoded by the coding sequence ATGCTCCTGTATGGGCTTCTCCCCCTGATACTAATAACACTAGCATACTCATTTAAAGTGATGAGAATAGTTATCCCGAACACGAGCGGATTGAATGTTGTAGATAGCAACTTCGAGCCAAAGTACTTcacaaaaaataagttaCGTTTTGTTAGTCcctatgtatacacatataaactctacacgaaaaaaagatggataggaaaaagaatttcAGATGTTTTAACCTCCGAATTCTGTGCTTACGATTTAAGCTACATCAAGGAATCTATAAGAAAAGGTTACATAAAGGTAAACAAGGAAAATGTGTCGTGTGATTACCTCCTGAAAAGCAACGACCTAATCCAACATAAGCTCCTGTTATTCGAGAAGCCAGTCATATGTAACAAAATATTAATTCTTTACGAAGATCAAAATTTCATTTGCGTGTACAAGTCTGCTAGTATGCCTACCCACCCGGTTGGCTTCTATCAGTATAACTCTCTTCTGCGAATTCTGCAAAACTATATCAGCTCCACTTTACGGAAGGAACAACTCTCTGGAGAGGAGAACATCGGACAGACAAACCCAAAGGATGAACAGACAGAACGGAACGAAGGGGATGTCATCAAAATCAGCTTCAATTATAAGGAAGCCACCATTAAAGACAACCCAGGGGTGGAATCCCCTTCTCCTCAGAATGAAGAACCCCAACAAGGGAAGGAACAGAATGGAGACAACGGCATAGATTTGGGGGAGAGACAAATAGAAGGACATGCAGATGATGTGGTAGAAAACgcgaagaagagaaagcaagaaaaaatatttctagATGATAATAAGtgcctgaacaagtcaggtgaAAATCGTAAAAAAGTAGCCACAAATTTAAGAGCCGAAAATATCAATGGGGATGATTATCTTACCAACGAGAGAGATTTAAACGAGACCATATATACATTAAACAACGTAAGGAGCGTGCCACCATGTAGCATCGAGTCTTcagaggagggaaaaaagcagAACGAAGAAAAGGCCAACACAGACAAGTCGGCAAAACCACCTGTAGAGCCCATATCGGAAAATGTGCAACGCCGGGTTAAACAACACAAGTCTTATAACAACGAAAGGAAAGATAAGCAGGAAAAAGACGACTCCTACATTTACACATTGCACAGACTGGACAAGCTAACTTCAGGCATTGTGATGtttgggaaaaataaaaacttctCCACGTTCTTCTCACAGAACATCTCAAATAATAGCATAAAGAAATCTTACATTACGAGAGTGGAGGGAGATTTCCGTATCCTCATTAGAACACTCTTGGATGAGAAAAAGGTGATTGACGACATGGACAACAAAACTCTGAACGAGTTAGTAGAAGATTATTGTTCTGTTGGTAAGGACGATTCACCTCTCCCACTCAACGGGGGAAACTCGTTTAAAAACGATATTTTCCTACACAGAAATAGTTACTGCGAGGAGGGGGCCCTCAGTGGGCAAGGCGACATGGATACGTTGTCGTCCATCATTCGCGAAAAGAGGAACTACCTTCTGGATGAATTTGACGTGGAGAAATTCGAATTGGGATGTGAACAAAGAGGAAACGACGGAGACGTAAGCGGAGGGCACGGACATTGCAATCGCTCTGGTGAAGAGGACAACCCCCTCCGACAACACTTCGTGGTCGACTTCGGATACATGTActgcgaaaataaaaaactgcTTAAGTACGTTTTTACAAAGTACTCAGAGAAGAATCGCCAAATCGCGGAGGAGTATTGCCTGAAACCGAGCATCACTCGATTTATGTTTCTGGCGTACAACCCCGAGTTGAACGAATCACTCGTCTTGTGTCAACCCATAACGGGAAGGACCCATCAGATAAGGGCCCACCTGAAAAGCTTGTCCTTCCCAATATCAAACGACCCTCAGTACAACGATAATTTTGCCAAGGAGTACATGGACAAGTCAGTTTATTTGCACTTTCATGAGGGGGACCAGTCGCAGGAAGGAACCGCGCTCAGCCAAGATACAAATGGAACAGCAAGTGACACACATGATGAGCTAACCTCTGCACCGATTGCCAAAACAAATTcggaaaaggaagacaacCTTGAAAAATATACCCACTTTCCTCTCATCCCATTCGTAAACACATCCTTCCATTGGCTCTACGACGAGAAAATCGACTTGAACGACACATACAACGAAGCAGATTTGAATaattacttttttaaaaaaattagcaacaTCACTTATCACAGCTCTGGTATATTTTTGCACTCCTTTCGATACACATGGGAAAATGTGTTTGATGTTTTTACGCTTCTTCCAAAGTGGTGTTCCTTGTTTCACCTTCCCAAGGGCCTACTCACCTTTCTGCTATATGGCTCTCTGTcgtaa
- a CDS encoding phospholipid or glycerol acyltransferase, putative, protein MIKKFVYHIVAYIIFALHLKIFIPKVFNEKWTWDIYHIYFCMATFYVSLLTIYAIAVFCNLKKFDLKNYPVEEIQSYKNNGNKKNIHPYSSFERLDLVNMNFMKLLYGAIFMAPWKTIALIILSLTNILVCFLFSFFMGKNKEDQENGIVKVYLKFLKFICRASLWLFGINEIESNYLCDMDWPKNIVANHVSALDPFYFISEHACSFVAKKSLRNDFIVGLSVICLRCVFVYREKSEDRKIALESIKERQLLVEEKKNNFPSFVIFSEGTTSNGMQIIEQKKGAFFSLLPITPVLLVYDYDFFNPAYDILPFTWWFILIVSNYQSISLKTYWLPKIYPPDQKKFPKMTEEERINHFHDEVSKIMFQSMKKYNPRAPQNIDDYNDWPGSLRIKLEFFQAALGNIATKYIIKEKNRSEKK, encoded by the exons atgataaagaagTTTGTGTATCACATCGTGGCATACATTATTTTTGCGcttcatttaaaaatattcattcCTAAAGTTTTTAACGAAAAATGGACATGGGACATAtatcatatttatttttgtatggCCACATTTTATGTTAGTTTGTTGACAATTTACGCCATTGCTGTATTTtgtaatttgaaaaaattcgatttgaaaaattatccTGTTGAAGAAATACAGtcgtataaaaataatggcaACAAGAAGAATATACACCCCTACTCCTCCTTCGAGAGGTTGGACTTGGTGAACATGAACTTCATGAAATTACTCTATGGTGCAATCTTTATG GCCCCTTGGAAAACAATAGCCCTAATCATACTATCTCTCACTAATATTCTCGTTTGTT TCCtgttctcatttttcatGGGAAAGAACAAGGAAGACCAAGAAAATGGAATTGTAAAAGTTTACTTAAAATTTCTCAAGTTCATTTGCAGAGCCTCCTTATGGCTCTTCGGTATTAATGAAATAGAAAGCAACTACCTGTGTGATATGGACTGGCCAAAAAATATCGTTGCGAATCACGTGTCTGCCCTAgaccccttttattttataagtGAACATGCTTGCAGTTTTGTTGCGAAGAAATCCCTGCGTAACGATTTCATTGTTGGACTTAGCGTTATATGCTTAAGGTGTGTATTCGTATACAGAGAAAAATCAGAGGATCGAAAAATTGCCTTGGAAAGCATTAAGGAAAGACAACTCCTtgtagaagagaaaaagaataattttcCATCTTTTGTTATATTTTCTGAAGGAACCACATCCAATGGGATGCAAATAATTgaacaaaagaaaggggcctttttttctctcctccccATTACCCCCGTTCTGCTCGTATACGACTACGACTTTTTTAACCCCGCCTACGACATTCTGCCCTTCACCTGGTGGTTCATCCTGATTGTGTCTAAT TACCAAAGCATTTCCCTCAAAACGTACTGGCTCCCTAAGATCTACCCACCAGACCAAAAGAAATTTCCAAAAATGACGGAGGAAGAACGCATAAATCATTTCCATGACGAAGTGTCCAAAATCATGTTCCAAAGTATGAAAAAGTACAACCCCAGGGCGCCCCAAAATATAGACGACTATAACGACTGGCCAGGATCACTACGTATAAAACTGGAGTTTTTTCAAGCCGCCCTGGGCAACATAGCCACCAAGTATataattaaggaaaaaaatcgaagtgaaaaaaaataa
- a CDS encoding met-10+ like protein, putative, with protein MFYGFLLLYPLLSLCLEHVISLSKKGKPTLGFVIMRNAVDIKTLSDVKDRVKNEKRTHCLVVNKYKVNDVLKNKEAKFYFLNVFRFPSVLKLREYEGNLMETGQYNGEVLRFIHSYVERLGGGGTHVGGKADSKADGKVNHDVSDQVVAQQTDQQMDQQMDQQTDQQMDQQMDQKRDAALEDCRLIPLNARFNKALQELMQREGKEIMEGLDMHLEEGDAGNVTVEGVAMEDDSTAHDSVQRNEGKTPKGPLDGQWPPLEELFRIIKKEGIQISIIQLQFGYDNMNTSEILRKIFPTESEVIHKYEMIGHIAHLNFCERFENYKKVIAEIILDKNKSIKTVINKMDTLKNLHRTFNIELLAGEKNYLTTLKENDIKVKLNYELIYWNSKLKKERDRIYDLVENNSIIVDLFAGVGIFSLHLSKKKCLCFSNDINSHAYNFMNVNIKLNKRKSILTYNLDARAFVQMLLGLDIFSSDKTTLSMQLSEQNWKNISLDFINSPDQNNVDTGKRKKRESDRVGHVDDDITANATIDKKKKLRHADTNDPLEERPLGLAATHHGEENIQSVERTNNDSEKTKEDAPRDVTHQVDINLGIYGDIHVLMNLPQTAFEFLDIFRELLDTYSTDQKDFQGKCRRDQMRNVFIHCYFFSKPELFYEDAERNIRMQLGGLPREMKITEIRKVSPSKLMYVAEFNLKDVF; from the exons ATGTTTTATggattccttcttctgtatCCCCTACTTTCCCTATGCCTTGAGCACGTCATTTCGCTgagcaaaaaagggaaacccACACTGGGCTTTGTAATCATGCGGAACGCTGTTGATATAAAAACTCTATCTGACGTGAAGGATAGGGTGAAGAATGAGAAGAGGACGCATTGTTTGGTGGTCAACAAATATAAGGTAAATGATGTAttgaaaaataaggaagcgaaattttatttcctaaACGTCTTTCGGTTCCCTTCTGTTTTGAAGCTTAGGGAGTACGAAGGGAACCTCATGGAGACGGGGCAATATAATGGGGAAGTGCTGCGCTTTATCCATTCATACGTGGAGAGGTTGGGCGGGGGAGGCACCCATGTCGGCGGCAAGGCGGACAGTAAAGCGGATGGAAAAGTGAACCACGATGTGAGTGATCAAGTGGTCGCCCAGCAGACGGACCAGCAGATGGACCAGCAGATGGACCAGCAGACGGACCAGCAGATGGACCAGCAGATGGACCAGAAGAGGGACGCAGCGCTGGAGGACTGCAGGCTAATCCCGCTGAACGCACGGTTCAACAAAGCCCTGCAGGAGTTGATGCAacgggaagggaaggaaatcaTGGAGGGGCTCGACATGCACTTGGAGGAAGGGGATGCAGGGAACGTTACTGTGGAGGGCGTTGCTATGGAAGACGATTCCACTGCACACGATTCTGTGCAGCGCAACGAGGGAAAAACCCCCAAAGGCCCTTTGGATGGACAGTGGCCCCCCCTGGAAGAACTCTTTcgaattataaaaaaggaaggcatcCAAATAAGTATCATTCAGTTGCAGTTTGGTTACGACAATATGAATACCTCGGAAATACTGAGGAAGATATTCCCCACAGAAAGTGAAGTCATCCACAAATACGAAATGATCGGTCATATAGCTCATCTAAATTTCTGCGAACGTTttgaaaattacaaaaaagtaATTGCTGAAATTATccttgataaaaataaaagcatAAAAACAGTTATCAATAAAATGGatactttaaaaaatctcCACAGAACTTTCAACATAGAATTACTcgcaggagaaaaaaactatcTGACAACcttgaaggaaaatgatattaaagtaaaattaaattatgaattaatttattggaattcaaaattaaaaaaagaaagagatcGAATATATGATCTTGTGGAGAACAACTCCATAATTGTGGATCTCTTTGCTGGCGTTGGTATATTCAGTCTACAcctgagtaaaaaaaaatgcctttgTTTTTCCAACGATATTAATTCGCATGCTTATAATTTTATGAACGTTAATATTAAAttgaataaaaggaaaagtatccTAACGTATAATTTAGACGCCAGGGCTTTTGTCCAAATGCTCCTTGGCCTGGATATCTTCTCAAGTGACAAAACTACTTTATCCATGCAGTTGAGTGAGCAGAATTGGAAAAACATTTCCCTCGATTTTATCAACTCTCCGGATCAAAATAACGTTGATacgggaaaaaggaagaaacgggAAAGTGATCGAGTTGGTCATGTGGATGATGATATCACTGCGAACGCCACCATtgacaagaaaaagaaacttaGGCATGCGGATACAAATGACCCATTAGAGGAACGCCCCCTGGGGTTAGCAGCCACCCATCACGGGGAGGAGAATATTCAATCAGTTGAGAGAACCAACAATGATTCGGAGAAGACGAAAGAAGATGCACCCAGAGATGTAACGCATCAAGTAGACATAAATCTGGGCATCTACGGAGATATTCATGTGCTCATGAATTTGCCACAAACGGCCTTCGAATTTTTGGATATCTTTCGGGAACTCCTAGATACGTACAGTACCGATCAGAAGGATTTCCAGGGAAAATGCCGGAGAGACCAAATGAGGAACGTTTTTATTCACTGCTACTTCTTCTCCAAACCTGAGCTCTTTTACGAGGACGCCGAGAGAAATATACGGATGCAGTTGGGGGGTTTGCCCCGGGAGATGAAGATTACCGAG ATTAGGAAGGTTTCCCCCAGCAAGCTTATGTACGTAGCGGAGTTCAACCTGAAGGACGTTTTTTAG